TCGATTCGGGCTATGCGCGCCTGCGTTCGTACCTGGATGCCGTCGATGATCTTGATCGTGCCAAGTCGGCTCTTGCCATCGACTATTGCCTGGCGTTCCTCGGCTACGGTGTTGATCCCGAGAAGGCGGACGAGGCTGGCAGAAACGCCGCCTATCCGTACGAGTCAATTTATCGTACGGGCGCCAAATCGCTCGGGGGAGACCACTGCGCCGAGGTTTCCGACGTGTTCCGTTCCTGCATGTTCAGCCCCACGCGCGATCGCCTCATTGCCGAGGACCACATCGCATGCGAGCTCGAGTTCATGCAGTACATGGCCAACAGCGAGCTTGTCGCCCTGCGCGATGACGAGCATTCGGTCGTGCGCGGGACGCAAGAGAAGGAGCTCGAGTTTCTGGAGAACCACTTGCTTTCGTGGGTGGAGAGCTTCAGGAACGCGGTGGAGCAGTTCGCCGAGACGGACTTCTACCTCGGTTTGCTCGAGATGACGCAAGGCTGGCTCGAGCTTGATGCGGAGTATCTGCGCACGCAGTGCGCGAGCGGGGAGGAGGATGCGCAATGACGCAGGATCACGGTCCGGACGGTCGTGACTGGAACATGCGCGAGGTCGAGTACGACCTCGGCGTTGCCGGTCCTGGCCAGAGCATCGTCATCACCATCACCCGATCCGTCGCAGTCAAGATCATGGATCATGAGAACTACGAGCTGTACAAGGCGGATGAGGATTGCAGCGCCTTTTCGGGCCGGCTTACCTCATCGCCATATCGTTTCAAGCTGCCGCGCGAAGCGCAGTGGCACGTGATCATCAATCCCAACACCTACTCGGGTACCGCGGAGTTCAACGTTCGTCTCATCGAGGACTCCGTACTCGATAGCTGATGGGAAGAAGGGGACAGACCCCGCATCGCACGCATCGCACACGCGATTTTGGTTATTGCGGTGCGGCCAGGAGGAAAGGCCGTGCCGTTAAGAAGGAGAAGGAGAGTGAAGCAATGGAGTTAAGTGATTACAAGGCCGCTCCAGTAGTGAAGCTGGATTCTCTTGCCGACGTCAATGACATCGGCAAGCCCTGGCGCTACGAGGACGGCGACTACACCGTGACTCGTACCTGCCCGTGGTCGCCTCCGGGATGCCATCCGGTAGGCTGCGGCCTCAAGCTCTACGTCAACGAGGACGGCAGGCTCGAGCACGTCGAGGGCGACGAGAACCATCCCGTCACCCAGGGTCGTCTGTGCCCGAGGTGCATCACGCTGAAGGATTACGTCTACAGCCCTGCCCGTATCCTCACTCCGATGAAGCGCGACCGCTCCCAGCGTGGCAACGCGGATGCCTGGGAGGAGTGCTCCTGGGACGAGGCGTTCGCCATCATCAAGGAGAACTACGAGCGCATCGTCGACCAGTACGGTCCCGAGTCCATCATCGGCATGTCCGGTACCGGCCGCGAGGGTGGCACCATGTCGCTGTATCCCACCATGGTGTTCGGCACTCCCAACTACTGCTACATGCAGTCCGGTTACGCCTGCTACACCCCGCGTCTTGCGGCGGCGGCCTACATCACCGGTTCCACCTATTCCGAGTGGGACTACGCCGGCGCCCTGCCCGATCGCTGGGATGACGAGCGCTACACCCTGACCGAGGTTCTGGTCATGTGGGGCAAGGCTCCGCTCGAGTCCAACCCCGACGGCTTCTTCGGCCATGCGGTCGTCGATGCCATGCGTCGCGGTACCCGCCTCATCCAGATCGACCCGCGCGTCAACTGGCTGTCCGCTCGCGCTGACATCTTCATCCAGCTGCGCGCCGGCACGGATACGGCCCTGGCCATGGCCATGCTCGACATCATCATCAAGGAAGACCTCTACGATCACGAGTTCGTCGAGTACTGGTGCTACGGCTTCGAGCAGCTCGCCGAGCGCGTCGCCACGATGCCTCCCGAAAAGGCCGCCGAGATCTGCCAGGTTCCCGTCGAGAAGATCTACGCAGCCGCGCGCATGTACGCGAAGGCCAAGCCGGCCGCTATCATGTGGGGCCTCGCCGTCGACCAGAAGACCGACGGTATGCAGAACAGCCAGTGCATCATCGCGCTGCAGGCCATCACCGGCAACTTCGACCGCCCGGGCGGCCAGCTCGTCCCCGGTGCCGATGCCGGCCACAACGAGCTCGGCTTCGGCTACAAGGAATGCATCCCCGACGAGCTCTTCCAGAAGATGATCGGCATGGACCAGTACCCCGCGTACTGCAACATGATTCTCAACTCGCAGGTCGACCTCATGCTCGAGGCACTCGAGACCGACAAGCCGTATCCCATCCGCATGGGCTTCTACATGGCTTCCAACCCGCTGTCGAACACCTCGATGGAGCCCAAGCGCTGGCATGACGCCCTGTGCAAGTCCCTCGAGTTCTGCATCGGCATCGACCTGTTCATGAACGCCTCCATCCAGGCGACTTGCGACATCTTCCTGCCCATCGCCACCATCGCCGAGCGCGAGGGTACCGTCTTCACGCACTATGCGCCCTGCACGGTTACCGCCGGCTTCATGCACAAGGCCGTCGACTGCGGTGGCCTGCCCTCCGACATGGAACTCGCCTATCGTCTGGGCAAGTACCTGCATCCGGAGCGCTTCTCCAAGTGGGCCAACGAGCACGAGCTTGTCGAGGCCTTCCGTCTGGGTGTCGAGAACCATGGCGAGACCTTCGACGAGGTTTCCAAGTGCGTCGTCGCCCAGGTGCCCATCGAGTACTACAAGTACGAGAAGGGCCTGCTGCGCCAGGACGGCCAGGTTGGCTTTGCCACTCCGACCGGTCGCGTCGAGCTGTGGTCGACCGCGTACAACCAGTTTGGCGAGGATCCGCTGCCGTACTACATCGAGCCGGAGTTCAGCCCGGTCAGCAAGCCGGAGCTCAAGGACGAGTATCCTCTCATCCTCACGACCGGCGCGCGCACCACGGCGTTCTTCCACTCCGAGAACCGCCAGATTCCCTACACGCGCGAGCTCAATCCCGACCCGCTGCTCGAGATCAATCCCAAGACGGCGCAGGAGAAGGGCATCGCCGATGGCCAGTGGGTGCGCGTCTGGAACATGTTTGGCGAGGCTCTCATGAAGGCCAAGGTTTCCGAGGCCGTGGACGAGAAGACCGTGCATGGACAGCACGGCTGGTGGTTCCCCGAGGAGGAAGGCAGCGAGCCGAACCTCTACGGCACCTTCCGCTCGCAGATCAACAACCTGTGCCCCAACGGCCGCATGGGCAAGCTGGGATTCGGCGCTCCCAACAAGTGCCTGATCTGTAATGTCGAGCCCGTGAGCGAGTCGTATGACACCGACATGAATCTCATCTGGGAAAAATTCGGAAAGCTGGTGTAAATATGGCAACCTACGGACTTCTTATCGATTACGAGTACTGCACGAATTGCGGTTCGTGCCAGGTCTCCTGCAAGGAAGAGCATGGCTACCCGGTAGGCAAGACGGGCATTGCCGTTCATGCCGATGGCCCGTGGTACATCGATGATGACAACATCAACTTCAATTACTTCCCCCTGCCGACGGATCTGTGCGACCTGTGCAAGGATCGCACCGAGCGTGGCCGTGAGCCCATCTGCGTGCATCACTGCCTCGCCAACATCCTCTATTACGGCACGGTTGAGGAGCTGTCGAAGAAGCTTGAGGAAAAGCCCAAGCAGATGCTCATCGTCCCGCAGTTCATGCCGCGCGAGGCCAAGGGCGAGTTCGTCCATCAGGAGAACGCGACCGATGCGCACAAGGCAGCGGCCATGGAGGTCACCGGTACCGGCGCTTCGACCTTCGGTGCCCACCGCGCAGACGCCAAGGTTGGCGAGTA
This window of the Coriobacteriaceae bacterium genome carries:
- a CDS encoding DUF1883 domain-containing protein, coding for MTQDHGPDGRDWNMREVEYDLGVAGPGQSIVITITRSVAVKIMDHENYELYKADEDCSAFSGRLTSSPYRFKLPREAQWHVIINPNTYSGTAEFNVRLIEDSVLDS
- a CDS encoding molecular chaperone TorD family protein, producing MDQQALMQQTEDRCDNYAMLSRLFRSELDRELVGDLIDSPAVESTGNALFDSGYARLRSYLDAVDDLDRAKSALAIDYCLAFLGYGVDPEKADEAGRNAAYPYESIYRTGAKSLGGDHCAEVSDVFRSCMFSPTRDRLIAEDHIACELEFMQYMANSELVALRDDEHSVVRGTQEKELEFLENHLLSWVESFRNAVEQFAETDFYLGLLEMTQGWLELDAEYLRTQCASGEEDAQ
- a CDS encoding molybdopterin-dependent oxidoreductase is translated as MELSDYKAAPVVKLDSLADVNDIGKPWRYEDGDYTVTRTCPWSPPGCHPVGCGLKLYVNEDGRLEHVEGDENHPVTQGRLCPRCITLKDYVYSPARILTPMKRDRSQRGNADAWEECSWDEAFAIIKENYERIVDQYGPESIIGMSGTGREGGTMSLYPTMVFGTPNYCYMQSGYACYTPRLAAAAYITGSTYSEWDYAGALPDRWDDERYTLTEVLVMWGKAPLESNPDGFFGHAVVDAMRRGTRLIQIDPRVNWLSARADIFIQLRAGTDTALAMAMLDIIIKEDLYDHEFVEYWCYGFEQLAERVATMPPEKAAEICQVPVEKIYAAARMYAKAKPAAIMWGLAVDQKTDGMQNSQCIIALQAITGNFDRPGGQLVPGADAGHNELGFGYKECIPDELFQKMIGMDQYPAYCNMILNSQVDLMLEALETDKPYPIRMGFYMASNPLSNTSMEPKRWHDALCKSLEFCIGIDLFMNASIQATCDIFLPIATIAEREGTVFTHYAPCTVTAGFMHKAVDCGGLPSDMELAYRLGKYLHPERFSKWANEHELVEAFRLGVENHGETFDEVSKCVVAQVPIEYYKYEKGLLRQDGQVGFATPTGRVELWSTAYNQFGEDPLPYYIEPEFSPVSKPELKDEYPLILTTGARTTAFFHSENRQIPYTRELNPDPLLEINPKTAQEKGIADGQWVRVWNMFGEALMKAKVSEAVDEKTVHGQHGWWFPEEEGSEPNLYGTFRSQINNLCPNGRMGKLGFGAPNKCLICNVEPVSESYDTDMNLIWEKFGKLV